A DNA window from Ostrea edulis chromosome 5, xbOstEdul1.1, whole genome shotgun sequence contains the following coding sequences:
- the LOC130055039 gene encoding uncharacterized protein LOC130055039: MEFLVAYCVFRVILFLCYMAFLAADIHKNETFLWKPRGWNGLELYCPNHCGGYHPTGEDKDICCACEAESLLDYNHRFSHLNISKDGYLEGNRSAENIALDYSGKHLQDFPTNICHFPGITRINFSFNLILEIPNLSCLPNLVHLDLSWNSLSAFPKDSLTENRNLRYVNLSHNFITYIEARIFGTLAFHVIGLNGNALMSVDVTNIVFKRPFCTINFSNNKVHIIVNEYDWKISPHGNELYGPGFVDLTFNQMKSNMTKLGFKNMFGLGNLLHFGFDVRYNPMICDCRIVEMLLYFKALIGLINRYYFDIKCESPEAFRGKSLPSIINNNEITDLVCNYSSLPVCPKKCHCVNMPKLLSFNAFQMKLVLYINCTGAKLKRLPHILPDCNQIEFYMSGNRIEQITIEHYLKRVTVLELQLMPSFETGALENLTHLQVFSVPRSQQLNGIPRALSLLNPCVFLQRKDFVMHCTCSHQWMVDWIQIKANKNCSSYSFKCLNGIDEEGLLTYLPRLVCTAARQSYVFSVVSTTIIIMLFFVLILSYIWKHEIKIIVRSSWMCTRSNKPMDQDCVVYLSYDEKIRDINSWSMDKLEPFLTRNGLSAFIPSRDLPLGSVRLDETTYQISVSRYYILFLSANYFEEESFQTLTDWNRIWNNYLSDSRKKLLIINYDVLDVTEVPCRKFRAIMRIGDVVDFASGENKIFSKISETFWN; this comes from the coding sequence ATGGAATTCCTAGTTGCTTATTGTGTATTCAGGGTGATTCTGTTTCTGTGTTACATGGCATTTCTTGCTGCTGATATCCACAAGAATGAAACATTCCTGTGGAAACCGAGAGGCTGGAATGGATTAGAGTTGTATTGCCCGAACCACTGTGGCGGTTACCATCCTACTGGCGAAGACAAAGATATTTGCTGTGCCTGTGAAGCGGAAAGTCTGCTCGATTACAACCACAGGTTTTCTCATCTTAACATTTCAAAGGATGGGTATCTTGAAGGGAATAGATCTGCTGAAAACATAGCTTTGGATTATTCCGGAAAGCATTTACAAGATTTCCCAACCAATATATGTCACTTTCCAGGAATAACACGAATTAATTTCTCTTTCAACCTTATTCTAGAAATTCCGAATTTGTCATGTCttccaaacttggtacatttggaTTTGTCTTGGAATTCATTGTCTGCTTTCCCAAAGGACTCCCTGACTGAAAATAGGAATCTTAGATACGTCAACCTGTCACATAATTTCATAACCTACATTGAGGCGAGAATTTTCGGTACACTGGCTTTTCATGTGATTGGTTTAAACGGGAATGCTCTTATGTCTGTCGATGTCACCAACATTGTATTTAAAAGACCATTCTGTACAATAAACTTCTCCAATAACAAAGTGCACATCATTGTCAATGAATATGACTGGAAAATAAGTCCGCATGGAAACGAATTATACGGTCCAGGATTCGTAGACCTTACATTCAATCAAATGAAATCTAATATGACCAAATTGGGATTTAAGAACATGTTTGGTCTAGGTAACCTGCTACACTTTGGATTTGATGTCAGATACAATCCAATGATATGCGATTGTAGGATTGTAGAAATGTTGTTGTATTTTAAAGCGTTGATTGGTCTAATAAATCGATACTACTTTGATATCAAATGCGAATCTCCGGAAGCCTTTCGAGGAAAGTCTCTCCCCAGTATTATCAACAACAACGAAATAACAGACTTGGTCTGTAATTATTCTTCCCTACCTGTGTGTCCAAAGAAATGTCATTGTGTTAATATGCCTAAATTACTGAGTTTCAATGCTTTTCAAATGAAATTGGTATTATACATTAATTGCACGGGAGCTAAATTGAAACGTCTTCCTCATATTCTGCCAGATTGTAATCAAATTGAGTTTTATATGAGTGGAAATCGAATTGAACAAATAACAATAGAACATTATTTGAAACGGGTCACTGTTCTTGAATTACAGCTGATGCCTTCTTTTGAAACAGGTGCCCTTGAAAACCTTACTCATTTGCAGGTATTCTCTGTTCCAAGATCTCAGCAACTGAACGGAATTCCGCGTGCACTGTCCTTATTAAATCCTTGTGTTTTCCTGCAGCGGAAAGATTTTGTTATGCACTGTACTTGTTCGCATCAATGGATGGTGGATTGGATacaaataaaagcaaataaaaaCTGCTCATCCTACTCCTTTAAATGTTTGAATGGCATTGATGAAGAAGGCTTATTGACATATCTCCCTAGACTTGTCTGCACAGCAGCACGTCAATCTTATGTCTTCTCGGTAGTCAGTACTACAATAATTATCATGTTGTTCTTCGTTCTcattcttagttatatttggAAACATGAAATCAAGATCATCGTAAGATCCAGTTGGATGTGCACAAGATCAAATAAACCTATGGACCAGGATTGTGTTGTTTACCTTTCATATGACGAGAAGATCAGAGACATAAACTCTTGGTCCATGGATAAACTGGAACCGTTCTTGACCAGGAACGGTTTGAGTGCTTTCATTCCATCACGTGACTTACCCCTTGGCTCCGTTAGATTAGATGAgacaacataccaaatatctgTGTCCAGATACTACATTCTGTTCCTCTCTGCCAATTACTTTGAGGAGGAATCCTTCCAAACCCTCACGGACTGGAATCGTATCTGGAACAACTACTTGTCCGACTCTAGGAAGAAGTTACTGATTATCAACTACGACGTTTTAGATGTTACTGAAGTTCCCTGCCGAAAATTTAGGGCGATCATGCGTATTGGCGATGTAGTTGACTTCGCCTCCggggaaaataaaatattttccaagaTATCGGAAACGTTTTGGAATTAA
- the LOC130055119 gene encoding uncharacterized protein LOC130055119 yields the protein MEFLVAYCVFRVVILFLCCMAFLAADNLKNETFLWKPRGWNGLELYCPNHCGGHHPIGKDKDICCSCEAESLLDYNHRFSHLNISKDGYLEGNRSAENIALDYSGKHLQDFPTNICHFPGITRINFSFNLILEIPNLSCLPNLAHLDLSWNSLSAFPKDSLTENRNLRYVNLSHNFITYIEARIFGTLAFHVIDLNGNSLMSVDVTNIVFKRPFCTINFSNNKVHIIVNEYDWEISPHGNELYGPGFVDLTFNQMKSMPNMTNLGFKNMIGLGKLINFGFDVRYNPMICDCRIVEMLLYFKALIGLINRYYFDIKCESPEAFRGKSLPSIINNNEITDLVCNYSSLPVCPKKCHCVNMPKLLNFNAFQMKLVLYMNCTGAKLKRLPHILPDCNEIEFYMSGNRIEQITTEHYLKRATVLELQLMPSFETGALENLTHLQVFSVPRSQQLNGIPRALSLLNPCVFLQREDFVMHCTCSHQWMVDWIKTKANKNCSSYSFKCLNGTDEEGLLTYLPRLVCTGARQSYVFSVVSTTIIIMLFFVLILSYIWKHEIKIIVRSSWICTRSKKPTYCMYQDSVVYLSYDEKIKDIDSWLKDRLEPFLTRNGLSVFIPSRDLPYGSVRLDETTYQISVSRYYIMFLSANYFEEESFQTLTDWNRIWNNYLSDSRKKLLIINYDLLDVADVPCRKCRAVMRIGDVVDFASGENKIFSKISETFLN from the coding sequence ATGGAATTCCTGGTTGCTTATTGTGTATTCAGGGTGGTGATTCTGTTTCTGTGTTGCATGGCATTTCTTGCTGCTGATAACCTCAAGAATGAAACATTCCTGTGGAAACCGAGAGGCTGGAATGGATTAGAGTTGTATTGTCCGAACCACTGTGGCGGTCACCATCCTATTGGCAAAGACAAAGATATTTGCTGTTCCTGTGAAGCAGAAAGTCTGCTCGATTACAACCACAGGTTTTCTCATCTTAACATTTCAAAGGATGGGTATCTTGAAGGGAATAGATCTGCTGAAAACATAGCTTTGGATTATTCCGGAAAGCATTTACAAGATTTCCCAACCAATATATGTCACTTTCCAGGAATAACACGAATCAATTTCTCTTTCAACCTTATTCTAGAAATTCCGAATTTGTCATGTCTTCCAAACTTGGCACATTTGGATTTGTCTTGGAATTCATTGTCTGCTTTCCCAAAGGACTCCCTGACTGAAAATAGGAATCTTAGATACGTCAACCTGTCACATAATTTCATAACCTACATTGAGGCGAGAATTTTCGGTACACTGGCTTTTCATGTGATTGATTTAAATGGGAATTCTCTTATGTCTGTCGATGTCACCAACATTGTATTTAAAAGACCATTTTGTACAATAAACTTCTCCAATAACAAAGTGCATATCATTGTCAATGAATATGACTGGGAAATAAGTCCGCATGGAAACGAATTATACGGTCCAGGATTCGTAGACCTTACATTCAATCAAATGAAATCTATGCCAAATATGACCAACTTGGGATTTAAGAACATGATTGGTTTAGGTAAGCTGATAAACTTTGGTTTTGATGTCAGATACAATCCGATGATATGCGATTGTAGGATTGTAGAAATGTTGTTGTATTTTAAAGCGTTGATTGGTCTAATAAATCGATACTACTTTGATATCAAATGCGAATCTCCGGAAGCCTTTCGAGGAAAGTCTCTCCCCAGTATTATCAACAACAACGAAATAACAGACTTGGTCTGTAATTATTCTTCCCTACCCGTGTGTCCAAAGAAATGTCATTGTGTTAATATGCCTAAATTACTGAATTTCAATGCTTTTCAAATGAAATTGGTATTATACATGAATTGCACAGGAGCTAAATTGAAACGTCTTCCTCATATTCTGCCAGATTGTAATGAAATTGAGTTTTATATGAGTGGGAATCGAATTGAACAAATAACAACAGAACATTATTTGAAACGGGCCACTGTTCTTGAATTACAGCTGATGCCTTCTTTTGAAACAGGTGCCCTTGAAAACCTTACTCATTTGCAGGTATTCTCTGTTCCAAGATCTCAGCAACTGAACGGAATTCCGCGTGCACTGTCCTTATTAAATCCTTGTGTTTTCCTGCAGCGGGAAGATTTTGTTATGCACTGTACTTGTTCGCATCAATGGATGGTGGATTGGataaaaacaaaagcaaataaAAACTGCTCATCCTACTCCTTTAAATGTTTGAATGGCACTGATGAAGAAGGCTTATTGACATATCTCCCTAGGCTTGTCTGCACAGGAGCACGTCAATCTTATGTCTTCTCGGTAGTCAGCACTACAATAATTATCATGTTGTTCTTCGTTCTcattcttagttatatttggAAACATGAAATCAAGATCATCGTAAGGTCCAGTTGGATATGCACAAGATCAAAGAAACCTACATATTGTATGTACCAGGATTCTGTTGTTTACCTTTCGTATGACGAGAAGATCAAAGATATAGACTCATGGCTCAAAGATAGACTTGAACCGTTCTTGACCAGGAACGGTTTGAGCGTTTTTATCCCATCACGTGATTTACCGTATGGCTCCGTTAGATTAGATGAGACAACATACCAGATATCTGTGTCCAGATACTACATTATGTTCCTCTCTGCCAATTACTTTGAGGAGGAGTCCTTCCAAACCCTCACGGACTGGAATCGTATCTGGAACAACTACTTGTCCGACTCTAGGAAGAAATTACTGATTATCAACTACGACTTGCTAGATGTAGCTGACGTTCCTTGTCGAAAATGTAGGGCAGTCATGCGTATTGGCGATGTAGTTGACTTCGCCTCtggagaaaataaaatattttccaagaTATCGGAAACGTTTTTGAATTAA